The Dehalococcoidia bacterium sequence GACAAGTTCAGCGAAATGGCTGCGGTGGAGGCCGATGATGTGCTGGACCTTCATAACTTCCTGAAAGAGTTCAACGGGGATTTTTCACGCCTTTTCTCGAACTAATAGGTATGAAGCAGGGTTGAATACGGTTAGACCCCCCGACGTATCGGGGGGTTTTTATTTCTGGGGGCAGGTTGTCCGGTGTCGTAGCCTGTGATATAATTTTTTGGGGGATGAGGATGAATCACTGGGAAGCGGCGCTCAGGCTTACCGGTGTTGGGTTTTATATTGGCGGTTGTATCGTCGGGGGGGTCTATCTCGGCTTATGGCTTGATGGGAAGTTTGATATTAGCCCTCTATTTACCCTGCTCGGGCTTGGCCTGGGCTTGTTTTTTGCTTTCTATGGAACATACCGCATGCTTCTCCCTGCTATGGGGAAGGGTAAGGAAGACTAGTGGCTGGTATCGGTTTGTGTTGGCGCCGAATGGGTAAATGGCGCCGGATAGGAATTATCGCCCTTATTTCCTTTGGTTTGATAGCAGTAGGAGCTGTCTTTTTCCCCATTTCTATGCCCCGTTTTGAACTCGCTGCGGAAGTGCTATGGTCTCCCTTTGGCATCCCGATCACCAATACCATGATTGGTGCCTGGCTTACCATTCTGGTAATGGGGGGTATAGCCTATGCCGCTACGCGCAAGATGAGGCTTGTGCCACATGGGTTGCAGAACGTCATGGAAGCTGCTGTAGAAATGCTCATGAATTTCGTGGAGAGCATAGCGGGAAAGGAGAATGGGCGTAAATTTTTCCCCGTGGTCGCTACCATCTTCATCTTTGTCATCGCTAATGCCTGGCTGGCGCTCTTCCCCGGTTTCATGAGCATAGGTTTGTGGCATGGCAATGGTGAAGAGCAGGTTCTGGTACCTTTCTTCAGGGGGGCGAATACCGATGTAAATTTCCCCCTTGCGCTGGCGCTCGTTTCCTTCATCTTTGTCGAGTATTGGGGCTTCAGGTCTCATGGCTTCATCCGCTACATGAGCAAGTTTGTCAATGTTCGCCAGTACTTTGGTGGCATGGGGCAGATGCTGCGGGGCCGGGTCCGCAGTGGCATGGGTATGCTATTTAGTGGAATTATCGATATATTCGTGGGCTTTATCGAGATGGTAAGTGAGATGGTGCGCATAATGAGTTTCACCTTCCGTCTCTTTGGCAATATGACCGCCGGGGAGATCCTTATTTTTTCGATGATGTTTCTTATTCCCTGGGTGGCGGCAATACCCTTCTATGGGCTGGAGCTTTTTATAGGTTTCGTTCAGGCTCTTATCTTCTGTGGTTTGACCCTGGTTTTCCTGGTTATGGCGGTTGCTCCTCACGAGGAGCACTGATATAAACAAAACTGAAAGGGGGATGAATTATGGACTCCGAAACCATGAGGTTGATCGCCGCAGCAGTTGCCATTGGCGCCGGTGCCCTGGGACCTGGCTTGGGGATCGGCATGTTAGGGTATGGCGCCATGCAGGCGTTGGGCAGAAATCCCGAGGCACGCGGTCCCATCCAGACTAATATGATCCTGGCTATCGCCTTCTGCGAGGCTATCGCAATCTATGCCCTCATTGTGGCCATTATGCTGATCTTCATCGCATGATTGCCGGACTTCAATCTAGAAGGACGAGTTGATATGGGCGCTATAGGCATTGACTGGCAGGTTTTGCTGGCTCAGCTCATAAATTTTGGGATCCTCTTTGGCCTCCTTTTTTTCCTGCTCTATAAGCCGATGCGCAGGACGTTCGATGCGCGCTCTAACAGAATCAAGGAGAGCATGGAGCAGGCTGAGCAGATCAAGGAACAGATGGCCAGGACCGAAGAGCAGGTTAGGGAGCAACTGGCGGCTGCCCGCAGGGAGGGGCAGGATATATTGGCTCAAGCGGCTCAGATGGGGGATCGCCTCAAGGAGGAGGCGAGGGGAGAGGCCAGGCAGGACGCGGAGGTTATCGTCGCCCGGGCGCGCACCGAGATCGAGCGAGAGCGTGATGAGGCTATCGATGAGGTCAAGCGCCAGTTTGTTGACCTGGCGATAACCGCTGCCGAGAAGGTGGTAAACGAGACCTTGGATCGGGAGAAGCATCGCCGCCTCATCGAGGAGGTGCTGGAGCAGGCACCGGGTGGTGAGCGGTGATGGTGGGGTTGCTAAAGAGGAAGGGGTAATAGTGGTGGTTATAGAAAAGGAGGGCTGATGGCGCGGGCTGCGGCAAGAAGGCATGCCCAGGCGGCGTTTCAGATCGCCCTGGAACGGGAAGAATTGGATTTATGGCGCGGGGACCTGGAGCGGCTCTCCGAAGCGTTGAAAGAGCCCCTTCTTTTTACCTTTTTGGAGAGCCCGCGGATTCACTTTGAAGAGAAAGCGAGGATCCTGCGCCAGGGCCTCGAGGGGCTAAACCCCCTGGTAATGAACCTGGCCCTGCTGCTGGTGTCCCGGGGGAGACTTCACTTGGTGTCGGATATGGTTCTTGAGTACGGGCGGCTGGTCGATGAACATCGGGGGATCGCTCATGCCGAGGTGACGACTGCCGTCCCGCTGGAGCCTGACGAAAAGGATAAGCTGGTTCATCGTCTCGGTGACCTGGTGGGTAGGGAGATCGTGCTCACCACCAGGGTCGCCCCTGCCATTATCGGGGGGCTTGTGGCCAGGGTGGGCGATAAGCTCATCGATGGCAGCACTAGGTCCAGGCTTCTCGCTCTCAGGGAGAGCCTGATGAAGTAGATCGGAAGGTTTTCGTTCTCCACAAGGGCTTGGTGGGATAGATCGGAAAGTTGATCCTTGAAATAGATCGAAGGAATAAATCGGAGGTTAAAAAATGGCTCGTGCCCATGACTTCGCCGCGATCATAAAACAACAGATAGAGCAGTTTGGCACCACGGTAGCCATGGTGGATGTGGGCACCGTGGTTGAGGTGGGCGATGGCATTGCCCGCATTCATGGGCTCTCCGGTGCCAGGTATAATGAGCTGCTCCAGTTCCCTAACAGTGTGATCGGTATCGCCCTCAACCTGGAGGAGGATAGCGTTGGCGCGGTGATCCTCGGCGAATGGGCTGATATCAAGGAGGGGGACGAGGTGCGCTCCACCGGCAGGATTGCCGAGGTGCCGGTGGGTGACGGCCTTATAGGTCGGGTAATCGATCCCCTGGGCCTGCCTCTGGATGGCAAGGGGTCGCTGAAGTATAAGAAAACCTCCCCGGTGGAGCGGGTGGCGCCCAATGTGGTGCTTCGCAAGTCGGTGGATACCCCGGTACATACCGGGATCAAGGCTATAGATAGCATAATCCCCCTGGGGCGGGGGCAGCGAGAGCTCATTATTGGCGACCGCGCCACCGGCAAGAGCGCTATCGCCCTCGATGCAATCATCAGCCAGAAAGGTGGCGACCTCATCTGTATATATGTTGCCATTGGACAGAAATCATCCAAGGTAGCGCAGGCGGTGGCAACACTGGAGAACCATGGAGCTATGGAGCATACCATCGTGGTATCGGCTCATGCTTCCGACCCGGCGGCGCTGCAGTATCTCGCCCCTTACGCCGGCTGCGCCA is a genomic window containing:
- a CDS encoding AtpZ/AtpI family protein, whose translation is MNHWEAALRLTGVGFYIGGCIVGGVYLGLWLDGKFDISPLFTLLGLGLGLFFAFYGTYRMLLPAMGKGKED
- a CDS encoding FoF1 ATP synthase subunit a, yielding MGKWRRIGIIALISFGLIAVGAVFFPISMPRFELAAEVLWSPFGIPITNTMIGAWLTILVMGGIAYAATRKMRLVPHGLQNVMEAAVEMLMNFVESIAGKENGRKFFPVVATIFIFVIANAWLALFPGFMSIGLWHGNGEEQVLVPFFRGANTDVNFPLALALVSFIFVEYWGFRSHGFIRYMSKFVNVRQYFGGMGQMLRGRVRSGMGMLFSGIIDIFVGFIEMVSEMVRIMSFTFRLFGNMTAGEILIFSMMFLIPWVAAIPFYGLELFIGFVQALIFCGLTLVFLVMAVAPHEEH
- a CDS encoding ATP synthase F0 subunit C, whose product is MDSETMRLIAAAVAIGAGALGPGLGIGMLGYGAMQALGRNPEARGPIQTNMILAIAFCEAIAIYALIVAIMLIFIA
- the atpF gene encoding F0F1 ATP synthase subunit B, which encodes MGAIGIDWQVLLAQLINFGILFGLLFFLLYKPMRRTFDARSNRIKESMEQAEQIKEQMARTEEQVREQLAAARREGQDILAQAAQMGDRLKEEARGEARQDAEVIVARARTEIERERDEAIDEVKRQFVDLAITAAEKVVNETLDREKHRRLIEEVLEQAPGGER
- the atpH gene encoding ATP synthase F1 subunit delta → MARAAARRHAQAAFQIALEREELDLWRGDLERLSEALKEPLLFTFLESPRIHFEEKARILRQGLEGLNPLVMNLALLLVSRGRLHLVSDMVLEYGRLVDEHRGIAHAEVTTAVPLEPDEKDKLVHRLGDLVGREIVLTTRVAPAIIGGLVARVGDKLIDGSTRSRLLALRESLMK